One genomic window of Providencia hangzhouensis includes the following:
- a CDS encoding nucleoside permease: protein MKKTTAKLSFMMFIEWFIWGAWFVPLWLFLNKSGFTPSQIAWSYACTAIAAIISPILVGSITDRFFAAQKVLAVLMFAGAVFMFFAAQQTEFSSFFPLLLAYALTYMPTIALTNSIAFSNVEDVERDYPRIRVMGTIGWIASGIACGFLPSMMGFGDISATNIPLLVTAASSALLGFFTYFLPDTPPKGTGKMSIKVMLGLDAIVLLRDRNFLVFFVCSFLFAMPLAFYYIFANGYLTEVGMKNATGWMTLGQFSEIFFMLALPFFTKRFGIKKVLLLGLITAAIRYAFFIYGDADHLFTYGLLFLGILLHGVSYDFYYVTAYIYVDKKTPVHMRTAAQGLITLCCQGFGSLLGYSLGGQMMEKLFSYGEPVNGQTFNWAGMWGFGAAMIVVITIVFMLMFKESSRDIQEIDINKSGVKPTSN, encoded by the coding sequence ATGAAAAAAACGACAGCAAAACTCTCATTCATGATGTTCATTGAATGGTTTATATGGGGAGCTTGGTTTGTTCCCTTATGGCTATTTTTGAATAAAAGTGGCTTTACCCCTTCTCAAATAGCATGGTCTTACGCCTGTACAGCCATTGCTGCAATTATCTCTCCCATCCTTGTAGGATCAATTACTGACCGATTTTTTGCTGCACAAAAAGTCCTGGCGGTACTGATGTTTGCAGGGGCAGTTTTTATGTTTTTCGCAGCTCAGCAAACTGAATTTTCTAGCTTTTTCCCTCTACTATTAGCGTATGCACTGACTTACATGCCAACCATTGCGCTCACCAATAGTATTGCTTTTTCCAATGTGGAAGATGTGGAACGTGATTACCCTCGTATTCGTGTAATGGGGACTATCGGCTGGATTGCATCGGGTATTGCATGTGGTTTTTTACCTTCCATGATGGGCTTTGGTGATATTTCTGCGACCAATATTCCACTCTTAGTGACAGCCGCTAGCTCGGCTTTACTGGGCTTTTTTACCTATTTCTTGCCAGACACCCCACCAAAAGGAACAGGCAAAATGAGTATTAAAGTCATGCTTGGATTGGATGCCATTGTACTATTAAGAGACCGTAATTTCTTAGTATTTTTCGTGTGCTCATTCCTCTTCGCCATGCCTTTAGCCTTTTACTATATTTTTGCTAACGGCTACCTTACTGAAGTTGGGATGAAAAATGCCACGGGGTGGATGACCTTAGGGCAATTCTCCGAAATCTTTTTTATGCTTGCTTTGCCCTTCTTTACCAAACGTTTTGGTATCAAAAAGGTATTACTTCTTGGTTTAATCACTGCGGCTATCCGTTATGCTTTCTTTATCTATGGTGATGCAGACCACTTATTTACCTATGGATTACTCTTCCTCGGTATTTTATTACACGGAGTTAGCTACGATTTTTACTATGTCACTGCATATATTTATGTCGACAAAAAGACCCCTGTACATATGCGAACAGCGGCTCAAGGCTTAATTACGCTCTGTTGCCAAGGCTTTGGTAGCTTACTGGGTTATAGCCTAGGAGGCCAAATGATGGAAAAACTTTTTTCTTACGGTGAACCTGTCAACGGCCAGACCTTTAACTGGGCCGGTATGTGGGGCTTCGGTGCTGCCATGATCGTCGTAATCACGATTGTCTTCATGTTAATGTTTAAAGAGTCGAGTCGTGATATTCAAGAAATTGATATTAATAAAAGTGGCGTAAAACCCACATCCAATTAG
- a CDS encoding ADP-ribosylglycohydrolase family protein — protein sequence MNKENRILGTFYGQALGDAMGMPSELWPRSRVKAHFGWIDRFLPGPKENNAACYFNTAEFTDDTSMALALADAIIECGGKVNPEFIGRNILKWAEQFDAFNKNVLGPTSKIALNAIKQGTPISQLENNGMTNGAAMRVSPLGCLLPTHSINEFIDEITLASSPTHKSDVAIAGAVAIAWAISKAIDGENWSQIRDQLPAIAKLAQEKHVTTFSPSIAARIELALHTVKNTIGTEQAMEQLYQLVGAGTSTIESVPAAIAMVELAETDPNRCAILCANLGGDTDTIGAMATAICGALHGIDAIDKQLKKQLDDVNQLDFTQYSKAFMALRTAREKAYENR from the coding sequence ATGAACAAAGAGAACCGTATTTTAGGCACGTTTTATGGCCAAGCCTTAGGTGATGCAATGGGAATGCCTTCTGAATTATGGCCTCGTTCTCGTGTTAAAGCACATTTTGGTTGGATAGACCGCTTCTTACCTGGGCCAAAAGAAAATAATGCAGCTTGCTACTTCAATACGGCAGAATTTACAGATGATACCTCAATGGCCCTCGCACTTGCGGACGCGATTATAGAATGTGGTGGCAAAGTAAACCCTGAATTTATTGGACGTAATATTCTAAAATGGGCAGAGCAATTTGATGCCTTTAACAAAAATGTCCTAGGGCCAACCTCTAAAATTGCATTAAATGCAATAAAACAAGGGACTCCAATTTCTCAGTTAGAAAACAACGGCATGACAAATGGTGCCGCAATGCGAGTTTCCCCACTCGGTTGTTTACTGCCAACTCATTCTATTAATGAATTTATTGATGAAATTACACTCGCCTCATCGCCAACTCATAAATCGGATGTAGCAATTGCAGGTGCGGTCGCTATCGCTTGGGCAATATCTAAAGCGATAGATGGCGAAAATTGGTCGCAAATTCGCGACCAATTACCCGCTATTGCGAAATTAGCACAAGAAAAACACGTCACAACCTTTAGCCCATCAATAGCTGCACGTATTGAACTTGCTTTACACACGGTGAAAAACACAATTGGCACCGAGCAAGCAATGGAACAGCTTTATCAACTCGTTGGCGCTGGTACTAGCACCATTGAGTCAGTTCCTGCCGCCATTGCTATGGTTGAATTAGCGGAAACCGATCCCAACCGCTGTGCCATTCTGTGTGCTAATTTAGGGGGAGATACCGATACTATAGGGGCAATGGCCACCGCCATTTGTGGCGCACTGCATGGCATTGATGCCATCGACAAACAACTTAAAAAACAATTAGATGATGTGAATCAACTTGATTTTACACAGTATAGCAAAGCCTTTATGGCATTGAGAACTGCAAGAGAAAAAGCTTATGAAAACCGCTGA
- a CDS encoding PfkB family carbohydrate kinase, whose product MKTAELIAHLPLQAEHRPVCLIGAAVIDVIADAYSLPYRGSDIELHQQSVNIGGCALNIAVALQRLGIQSLNALPIGQGVWADIIRNQLNKKGVSSVIETNKGDNGWCLALVEPDGERTFLSISGVENQWERHTLDDLPITSNTIIYLSGYQLAAKCGETLLSWLESLSDNVTLFIDFGPRIADLSKTQLLRLMALKPIISLNRQEVEHIVTLFPDIAHQGMDTEALANIWHSQFSVSVIVRVDKEGAFFQESCRSSGWVAPFKTTVVDTIGAGDSHAGGVIAALASGWALQDAVLLGNAVASYVVSHRGGDCAPSSEQLAAYLQQY is encoded by the coding sequence ATGAAAACCGCTGAACTTATTGCCCATCTTCCATTGCAAGCAGAGCATCGTCCTGTCTGCCTGATTGGCGCAGCCGTTATTGATGTGATTGCAGATGCGTATTCACTGCCTTATCGCGGAAGTGACATCGAATTGCACCAACAAAGTGTCAATATCGGTGGATGTGCTCTGAATATTGCTGTGGCCTTGCAACGCCTTGGTATCCAATCACTCAATGCATTACCTATTGGGCAAGGTGTATGGGCAGATATCATCCGCAACCAACTCAATAAAAAAGGTGTGAGTTCAGTTATAGAAACGAATAAAGGTGATAATGGCTGGTGTTTAGCCTTGGTTGAACCCGATGGAGAAAGGACATTTCTTTCAATTAGCGGTGTGGAAAACCAGTGGGAACGCCATACATTAGATGATTTACCAATTACATCTAACACCATTATCTATCTTTCTGGTTACCAATTAGCAGCAAAATGTGGCGAAACTCTGCTTTCATGGCTGGAATCACTCTCCGATAACGTCACTTTATTTATTGATTTTGGCCCTCGGATCGCCGACCTTTCGAAAACACAATTATTACGATTGATGGCTTTAAAACCTATCATTTCATTGAACCGTCAAGAAGTCGAACATATCGTCACGCTGTTCCCTGATATCGCACACCAAGGAATGGATACAGAAGCATTAGCCAATATTTGGCATTCTCAATTTTCAGTTTCCGTGATTGTTAGAGTCGACAAAGAAGGCGCGTTCTTTCAAGAAAGTTGTCGTTCATCAGGCTGGGTGGCACCATTTAAAACTACCGTTGTCGATACCATTGGTGCAGGGGATAGCCATGCAGGAGGCGTGATTGCTGCATTGGCGTCCGGCTGGGCACTACAAGATGCCGTATTACTTGGAAATGCTGTCGCATCCTATGTTGTTAGCCATCGAGGAGGTGATTGTGCGCCTTCGTCTGAGCAACTCGCCGCGTATTTACAGCAATATTAA
- a CDS encoding GntR family transcriptional regulator — protein sequence MNDAHLSLIQQLCTRLAEIDNTPLYVKFAETVKFAVRTGVLHQGDMLPSERELGQQTGVSRITVRKALELLEQEGVIIRSQGYGTQISDKFEYSLKEAKGFSQQVVLLGKKPNTLWVNKSIVPCSQEVAESLALPINSDVFMLKRIRYVDEQPVSIEESYVPIGLIGDVDDIGLSLYDYFRSQNIYPTRTKSKVSARMPDEDFQTHIKLEKTVPVLVIKQVAFDHKNVPIEYSFNQCRSDMYVFVSEE from the coding sequence ATGAATGATGCGCATTTATCTTTGATCCAACAACTTTGTACTCGTCTTGCTGAAATAGACAATACACCTTTATATGTAAAATTTGCTGAAACGGTGAAATTTGCCGTGCGAACAGGGGTTTTACATCAAGGTGATATGCTGCCCAGTGAAAGGGAGTTAGGTCAACAAACAGGCGTGTCGCGTATTACCGTTCGAAAAGCGTTAGAGTTACTTGAGCAAGAAGGCGTTATCATTCGGTCACAAGGCTACGGTACCCAAATTAGTGATAAGTTTGAGTATTCGCTCAAAGAAGCTAAGGGTTTTTCACAACAAGTTGTTTTACTTGGAAAAAAACCAAACACACTTTGGGTCAATAAAAGTATCGTGCCTTGTTCACAGGAAGTCGCAGAGTCGCTAGCGCTCCCCATCAATAGTGATGTATTTATGTTAAAACGCATTCGTTACGTGGATGAGCAGCCTGTCTCTATTGAGGAATCATATGTTCCTATTGGGCTGATTGGTGACGTAGACGATATTGGTTTATCTTTGTACGATTATTTCCGCAGCCAAAATATTTATCCTACGCGAACAAAGAGCAAGGTAAGTGCTCGAATGCCAGATGAAGACTTTCAAACGCACATTAAATTAGAAAAGACCGTGCCTGTTTTAGTGATTAAGCAGGTGGCTTTCGACCATAAAAATGTCCCTATTGAATACAGTTTCAATCAATGTCGTAGTGATATGTATGTATTTGTATCTGAAGAATAA
- the dmsD gene encoding Tat proofreading chaperone DmsD: protein MQEARFLEHVAVTGRVLGSLFYFSPENENNAEIITILQEPTWHEEWPFALPSLAKISQLLQSSAQENEPLSEAWQRLFIGPYALPAPPWGSVWLDKERIVFGDSTVELRQWMRAKGVEPVTTQKEPEDHFGLILMLAAWLAEQNRRADLEELLAWHLLPWSAHFLEVLIDSANSDFYRALAILAKETLDGYQQQLTLPILEKSVYLSGNGTL from the coding sequence ATGCAAGAAGCACGCTTTCTTGAACACGTCGCAGTGACAGGGCGAGTTCTGGGGTCCTTATTTTATTTCTCACCAGAAAATGAAAATAACGCAGAGATTATCACGATTCTTCAGGAGCCGACTTGGCATGAAGAATGGCCATTTGCCTTACCTTCTTTAGCGAAAATTAGCCAGCTTTTGCAATCCAGTGCTCAGGAGAATGAACCACTGAGTGAAGCATGGCAGCGCTTGTTTATCGGGCCTTATGCTTTACCCGCGCCTCCTTGGGGCTCAGTCTGGCTAGACAAAGAAAGAATTGTTTTTGGTGATTCAACCGTTGAGCTGCGCCAATGGATGCGAGCCAAAGGTGTTGAACCCGTAACGACACAAAAAGAGCCAGAAGACCACTTTGGGCTGATCTTGATGTTAGCGGCTTGGCTCGCTGAGCAAAATCGCAGAGCTGATTTAGAAGAGTTACTCGCTTGGCATCTATTACCTTGGTCGGCACATTTTCTCGAAGTATTGATAGATTCGGCTAACAGCGATTTTTACCGTGCATTAGCAATATTGGCAAAAGAAACATTGGATGGATATCAACAACAATTAACTTTACCTATATTAGAGAAAAGCGTGTACCTCAGTGGAAATGGTACCCTGTAG